Proteins from a single region of Paraglaciecola sp. T6c:
- a CDS encoding MBL fold metallo-hydrolase — protein sequence MTVVLLLLLSSLSLQSANAAELAESEITKVVMLGTGTPHPSPERSGPSVAIIVNDTPYLVDFGPGVVRRAASMSPKFGGPLKGLAVTKLNRAFLTHMHSDHTAGLPDLMLTPWVQGRDTPLEVYGPEGIVDMSKYLLKAYDEDIKYRLYGLQPANNNGWRINAHAVKEGVIYKDENVTVEAFPVKHGSWPDAFGYRFTTPDRIIVISGDKAPDGNSVKYSKNADILIHEVYSDEGKSKLPLFWQNYHSNNHTSGVELGKIAQEANVKKLVLYHILFMREKGSEIVDEVRSSFNGEVVLANDLDVY from the coding sequence ATGACTGTAGTACTACTTTTGCTATTAAGCTCTTTGAGTTTGCAGTCCGCAAATGCCGCCGAGCTGGCAGAATCAGAAATAACCAAAGTGGTCATGTTGGGAACGGGTACGCCCCACCCATCTCCAGAGCGATCAGGCCCGAGTGTAGCGATAATAGTAAACGACACACCATATTTAGTAGATTTTGGGCCCGGAGTGGTTCGCAGAGCCGCGTCTATGTCTCCTAAATTTGGAGGCCCCTTAAAAGGGTTAGCGGTTACCAAACTTAATAGGGCATTTTTAACTCACATGCATTCAGATCATACCGCAGGGCTGCCTGATTTAATGCTCACTCCATGGGTACAAGGTCGAGATACGCCCTTGGAGGTATACGGCCCAGAGGGGATTGTCGATATGTCTAAATATTTATTAAAAGCTTACGACGAAGACATAAAGTACCGACTATATGGTTTGCAACCTGCGAACAACAATGGATGGCGTATCAATGCTCATGCGGTTAAAGAAGGCGTAATCTACAAAGATGAAAATGTAACCGTGGAAGCATTTCCAGTAAAACATGGTTCTTGGCCCGATGCTTTTGGTTATAGATTCACTACACCTGACAGAATCATTGTTATATCGGGTGATAAAGCACCTGATGGCAATAGCGTAAAGTACAGTAAAAACGCAGATATTCTGATCCATGAAGTTTATTCAGATGAAGGCAAAAGCAAACTTCCCTTGTTTTGGCAAAATTACCACAGTAATAATCATACTTCGGGCGTAGAATTGGGTAAAATTGCTCAAGAAGCAAATGTTAAAAAGTTAGTTCTTTATCACATTCTTTTTATGCGAGAAAAAGGCAGTGAGATAGTAGATGAAGTGCGTTCGTCGTTTAATGGCGAAGTCGTTTTAGCAAACGATCTGGACGTATATTAA
- a CDS encoding TonB-dependent receptor — MKHHKKFIKTTLSAAIMLALPITGLAEVEKIVVTAQKRSEPLQDVPVAITAFTGATMEALGITDASDLVAVTPGLTSSAQGGSNRNYFLRGIGTGDFHLTASPAVGQYYDGITLTSGFQARAALFDMQRVEVLKGPQNTLFGLNTTGGAINYITNKPEIDGGTNGSVKVKIGSDSLINTESAIGFDISDSVAARLAVMTNKNDGPFTSLSDGRDYGDDDMKAVRLGVLWAPVDDASLLFNVNTMQSENNSTASELLGSRAPDGSGDVCAEFNRGNLDFERNTDCVGRDGGATGEQPTDPSTGSWDTISTNFGLEDIKTKGYYLAFDYDFDIGTLSLISSFDNLDFKVATDVDGSATLGAHLTQEDDRDTYQHELRFVSDGLDAFRWIAGIYYLDQDAESFTGIRSPGIGGGNIIPNVQLAHSKENLGIYTQAEYDLTDDITITSGLRWSDEKIVADYLPSSPNAQTFDNKIPLFSNDIDELVRLQNNVENPNLDVDGYDIRRQVRQNLSNEDIGYTVKLDWKATEDALLYASLSKGFKGGAADIRTAYALVPPANILTGLEDARLEPESLKAWEVGYKSSFLKNSIQLDAAVFYYTYFNKQQFVTAGGIPTLANAPQSEIKGLDANVKYANDYGLFLDFGLALIDSEITDAGEDELFIEGTELGNTPKYSLSMVAKQEIEFQNGTLLTLMGNVNYTDDETKGSITRGSSELKDLITQEAFTLVNMNVKYSFGDDLQYAVSLYGNNLTDEHFCASLGTSDGNKIYADGISPGSLGYNVRCVVTRASTRTFGLSFGLTF; from the coding sequence ATGAAGCACCATAAAAAATTTATTAAAACCACATTATCCGCAGCAATTATGCTGGCCTTACCTATTACAGGTTTGGCAGAAGTAGAGAAAATTGTTGTTACTGCACAAAAGCGCAGTGAACCATTGCAAGATGTGCCGGTTGCCATAACTGCTTTTACTGGCGCAACGATGGAAGCGTTAGGCATTACCGATGCCAGTGATTTAGTGGCTGTGACGCCAGGGTTAACCTCATCAGCACAGGGTGGTTCAAATAGAAATTATTTTTTACGCGGTATCGGCACCGGTGATTTTCATCTTACGGCCTCTCCTGCCGTCGGCCAATATTATGATGGCATTACCTTAACAAGTGGGTTCCAAGCACGTGCGGCGTTATTTGATATGCAGCGCGTAGAAGTTCTAAAAGGCCCACAAAACACCTTGTTTGGTCTCAATACGACCGGTGGGGCCATAAACTATATTACTAACAAGCCTGAAATTGATGGTGGTACAAATGGGAGCGTTAAAGTAAAGATCGGCAGTGACTCATTGATTAATACTGAGTCAGCAATTGGTTTTGATATTAGCGATTCGGTAGCTGCGCGGCTGGCCGTGATGACGAACAAAAATGATGGCCCATTTACATCACTAAGCGATGGTCGCGATTATGGTGACGATGACATGAAAGCTGTCCGCCTTGGCGTGCTTTGGGCACCAGTTGATGACGCAAGCCTACTATTTAACGTAAACACGATGCAGAGTGAGAACAACTCTACTGCATCTGAATTGTTAGGTAGCAGAGCACCAGATGGCTCTGGTGACGTGTGCGCCGAATTCAACCGTGGCAATTTAGACTTTGAGCGCAATACCGACTGTGTAGGGCGCGACGGTGGTGCCACAGGGGAACAACCGACGGATCCATCAACTGGCAGTTGGGATACCATATCCACTAACTTCGGATTAGAAGATATCAAAACGAAAGGGTACTATCTCGCCTTTGACTACGATTTTGATATCGGCACCCTCAGTTTGATAAGTTCATTTGATAACTTAGATTTTAAAGTGGCCACAGATGTCGATGGCAGTGCAACTTTAGGTGCCCATTTAACGCAAGAGGATGACCGCGATACTTATCAACATGAGCTTCGCTTCGTCTCTGACGGTTTAGATGCGTTCAGATGGATAGCAGGTATTTACTATCTTGATCAGGATGCAGAGTCATTTACTGGAATTCGCTCTCCTGGGATCGGAGGTGGTAATATAATACCAAATGTACAGCTGGCTCATAGCAAAGAAAACTTGGGGATCTATACCCAAGCCGAGTACGACTTAACCGACGATATAACCATCACCTCAGGCCTTCGCTGGTCAGACGAAAAAATAGTCGCAGACTATTTACCTTCATCACCTAACGCTCAAACTTTTGACAATAAAATACCTTTATTTTCAAACGATATCGATGAGTTGGTCCGCTTACAAAACAATGTTGAAAACCCTAACCTTGATGTAGATGGTTATGATATACGGCGTCAAGTTCGTCAGAATCTATCAAACGAAGACATTGGATACACGGTTAAGCTCGATTGGAAAGCCACTGAAGACGCATTACTCTACGCCAGTTTATCAAAGGGATTCAAAGGCGGCGCGGCTGATATTCGCACAGCATATGCATTAGTGCCGCCAGCCAATATATTGACCGGCTTAGAAGATGCTCGCCTTGAACCTGAATCACTTAAAGCATGGGAGGTTGGTTACAAGAGTTCGTTCCTAAAAAATAGCATTCAACTCGATGCCGCTGTTTTTTACTACACCTACTTTAACAAACAACAGTTTGTGACGGCCGGCGGTATACCTACGTTAGCAAACGCTCCTCAATCTGAAATTAAAGGTTTAGATGCCAACGTAAAATACGCAAACGACTACGGCCTTTTTCTAGATTTTGGTTTAGCACTAATTGATTCTGAAATAACTGACGCTGGCGAAGACGAGCTATTTATTGAAGGAACCGAGTTGGGGAACACCCCGAAATATTCACTTTCGATGGTCGCTAAACAAGAAATCGAATTTCAGAACGGAACACTACTCACGCTGATGGGAAATGTGAATTACACGGACGATGAGACCAAAGGCTCAATTACCCGCGGCAGCAGTGAACTCAAGGACTTGATCACCCAAGAAGCATTTACGTTGGTGAACATGAATGTGAAATACAGTTTTGGCGATGACTTGCAATATGCAGTGTCTCTTTACGGCAATAATCTAACTGATGAGCACTTCTGTGCAAGCCTAGGCACGTCAGACGGAAACAAAATATATGCAGATGGTATTTCTCCGGGCTCCCTAGGATATAACGTGAGATGTGTTGTAACGCGTGCGAGCACACGAACTTTTGGCTTGTCTTTCGGTTTAACCTTTTAA
- a CDS encoding sulfatase family protein gives MFKYIFISVLFFLATQVQAAQEKSKPNIIVIMTDDQGQWTLGAYEKHMKTPNIDYLADQGVLFNNAMTSAPVCSAARASFHTGKMPSQHGVYDFLSEGNGFDDKWLQGETFLGERMQQSGYRTGLFGKWHVKEPSLEPAGGFDRWISHDAFKAGWRNQYQHRGKVAFSKDGEAFEHTGVQARFLTEKAIEFIDESTDKPFFININYVEPHFPFEGLPERLVSQYRPVARKLLRDGGNSSLALASKDTAVPKDHEEKLSQYLAAISLIDDQVGQIMDALEGRGLLDNTIIAFVSDHGMLMGQYGLYGKTNASFPYNFYEETVRIPFIIYGPKSLVQGRQSRDEFVDLLDLHNTILDFAGDKTFTEQDGPGRTIRPLLNAERVQDWKRYQIAERGNGRMITDGKWKLVRYYKKDGQPIDYWYDLTHPMKERYLAEPPRSAVKTKMVAALDEFFAIYETPEHSGKDIWHQPRPNFNSEKLLNKPLWQ, from the coding sequence TTGTTTAAGTATATTTTTATCTCAGTGTTATTTTTCTTGGCAACTCAGGTGCAAGCTGCACAAGAAAAGAGCAAGCCAAATATCATCGTAATTATGACCGATGACCAAGGGCAATGGACCTTGGGAGCTTATGAAAAACATATGAAAACGCCGAACATTGATTATTTGGCCGATCAAGGCGTCTTGTTTAACAATGCAATGACATCCGCGCCAGTTTGTTCCGCGGCAAGAGCGAGTTTCCATACGGGAAAAATGCCCTCTCAACACGGAGTATATGATTTTTTATCTGAAGGAAACGGTTTTGATGACAAATGGTTGCAGGGAGAGACTTTCTTAGGTGAACGTATGCAACAAAGTGGTTATCGAACCGGGCTTTTTGGAAAATGGCATGTAAAGGAGCCGAGCCTCGAACCAGCAGGTGGTTTTGATAGATGGATAAGCCATGATGCGTTCAAGGCGGGTTGGAGAAATCAGTATCAGCATCGCGGTAAAGTTGCTTTTTCTAAAGATGGTGAAGCCTTCGAGCATACGGGAGTCCAAGCTAGATTTTTAACCGAAAAAGCGATTGAGTTTATTGACGAAAGTACAGACAAACCGTTTTTTATAAATATTAATTATGTGGAGCCACACTTCCCTTTTGAAGGACTACCAGAACGTTTAGTTAGTCAGTATCGTCCTGTGGCACGAAAACTACTGCGGGATGGGGGGAACTCGTCTTTAGCATTGGCAAGTAAAGATACCGCGGTGCCTAAAGATCATGAAGAAAAACTATCTCAGTATTTGGCGGCCATTAGCCTGATTGATGACCAAGTAGGACAAATCATGGATGCGTTAGAAGGCCGTGGGCTGCTTGACAATACGATCATCGCTTTTGTGTCGGATCATGGAATGCTGATGGGGCAATATGGTTTGTATGGAAAAACCAATGCATCGTTTCCGTATAATTTTTATGAAGAAACAGTCCGAATACCATTCATTATTTATGGACCAAAATCTCTTGTTCAAGGCAGACAATCCAGAGATGAATTCGTAGATTTACTTGATTTACACAATACCATTTTAGATTTCGCTGGCGACAAAACATTTACTGAACAGGACGGGCCTGGACGCACTATTCGACCTCTTTTGAATGCGGAACGTGTTCAAGATTGGAAACGTTACCAAATTGCAGAACGTGGCAATGGTCGAATGATTACCGATGGAAAATGGAAGTTAGTGCGGTATTACAAAAAGGATGGGCAGCCAATAGATTATTGGTACGACTTGACTCATCCAATGAAAGAGCGTTACCTCGCTGAGCCCCCACGCTCAGCAGTAAAAACGAAAATGGTTGCAGCTTTAGATGAGTTTTTCGCGATATACGAAACTCCAGAACACTCAGGTAAAGATATTTGGCACCAACCTCGGCCAAACTTCAATAGTGAAAAATTACTGAATAAACCTTTGTGGCAATAA
- a CDS encoding c-type cytochrome, with product MNKIVKFSVLNLALLYALIGVSSAAQKSPDITKGKAKSAACAACHGARGVSTNSLWPHLAGQNKDYLVKQLHDFKTGKRSDPVMSGMAKPLSNEDINNLAAYFSSLN from the coding sequence ATGAATAAAATAGTTAAGTTTTCTGTACTAAATTTAGCCTTACTATACGCATTAATAGGTGTTAGTAGCGCAGCACAAAAAAGTCCAGATATTACAAAAGGCAAAGCTAAATCAGCAGCCTGCGCTGCATGTCACGGAGCACGCGGTGTTAGCACCAACTCTTTATGGCCTCACCTAGCTGGGCAAAATAAAGACTACCTCGTCAAGCAACTACATGATTTTAAAACCGGTAAACGTAGCGACCCGGTGATGTCAGGCATGGCTAAACCACTTTCAAATGAAGATATCAATAACCTAGCCGCTTACTTTTCTAGCCTAAATTAA
- a CDS encoding FAD-binding oxidoreductase codes for MPIFESIYVNPSRRDLLKKLVALGVTSLAVSPLAYSRSLANSESRIIYRDDPDYDDWRRSMLWKSNAPDRYPDVIIQAKSEQEITQALKFAQKNDLQVVCRTSGHNASSSVLRNGGMLLDISALNELTVDAQHKFAYVQPSVKMIHLNEELRKHGLDFPTASCQTVSLGGYLLGGGIGANTRYWAKGPACYSIISADVILADGKKITASKEQNEDIYWAIRGIGPGFFGIVTRFKLQVFPSIKAILKNTYSYPIDQLPKVIKSLDRFSKQHTQDERVSVGISVHNHPSIAGEMIVKLGVTAFIDNAQDPTATAKALLAPYAKSTFAGDAFDKSENVHVQIEKMKFSTNPADRSNQDNFTTDNAHAFVAIAKLFKDRPTPGFLILDLSYNSFNHERLKDASYSALGKHKISAIMHWKNAADDPVATKWFARFNALMQPYANSHYINEVNHEFPERVKNSFTSEKWEYISMLRNKYDPNKRFHTYLAY; via the coding sequence ATGCCCATATTTGAATCAATATACGTTAATCCATCCCGTCGTGATTTGTTGAAAAAGCTAGTAGCGTTAGGCGTGACTTCCCTTGCCGTTTCGCCATTAGCATATTCACGTAGCTTAGCTAACTCTGAAAGTAGAATAATATACCGTGACGACCCAGATTATGATGATTGGCGGCGCTCCATGTTATGGAAGTCAAACGCTCCAGATCGATATCCTGACGTCATTATCCAAGCTAAATCCGAGCAGGAAATTACTCAAGCACTGAAGTTTGCTCAAAAGAACGATTTACAAGTTGTATGCCGTACAAGTGGTCATAATGCTTCTTCCTCTGTATTACGTAATGGGGGAATGTTATTAGACATATCCGCTTTAAATGAACTAACAGTAGATGCCCAACATAAATTCGCTTACGTACAGCCTAGCGTTAAAATGATCCACTTAAATGAAGAACTGAGAAAGCATGGATTAGACTTCCCCACTGCTAGCTGCCAAACAGTGTCATTGGGGGGTTACCTTCTTGGCGGAGGGATAGGTGCAAATACCAGATACTGGGCTAAAGGCCCTGCATGCTATTCCATAATAAGTGCAGATGTCATTTTAGCCGATGGTAAGAAGATCACCGCGAGTAAAGAGCAAAATGAGGATATTTATTGGGCGATTAGAGGAATTGGTCCGGGTTTTTTTGGCATAGTCACGCGCTTTAAGCTTCAGGTATTTCCAAGCATTAAAGCCATACTTAAAAACACTTACTCATATCCGATTGATCAATTACCCAAAGTAATTAAATCATTAGATAGATTCTCAAAACAGCACACTCAAGACGAGCGCGTCTCAGTGGGGATATCTGTGCACAATCACCCTAGTATTGCGGGAGAAATGATAGTCAAATTAGGCGTAACAGCCTTCATTGACAATGCACAAGATCCTACAGCAACCGCTAAGGCATTACTTGCCCCTTATGCTAAAAGTACATTTGCAGGGGATGCGTTTGATAAATCTGAAAACGTACATGTTCAGATTGAAAAGATGAAATTTAGCACCAATCCCGCTGACCGCTCAAACCAAGACAATTTCACGACCGACAATGCCCACGCATTCGTCGCTATTGCAAAACTGTTTAAAGATCGACCTACCCCTGGTTTTTTGATTTTAGATTTGTCCTACAACAGTTTTAATCATGAGCGACTCAAAGATGCCAGCTACTCAGCTTTAGGCAAACACAAAATTTCGGCAATTATGCATTGGAAAAACGCAGCAGATGATCCTGTAGCAACAAAATGGTTTGCTCGTTTCAATGCACTAATGCAGCCCTATGCTAATAGCCATTATATAAATGAAGTTAATCATGAGTTCCCTGAACGAGTTAAAAATAGTTTCACTTCAGAGAAGTGGGAGTACATATCGATGTTACGTAATAAGTACGACCCTAATAAACGCTTCCATACGTACTTAGCATATTAA
- a CDS encoding TetR/AcrR family transcriptional regulator — protein MKSATDNTYKKGQIRRDNIEQIIKAAANEFSNKGYDGTSMKSIAKSAGMTRPKVHYYFNDKEEVYQSTLQYISEKWADATTVINFDADPFNTLQKYIHQQVRLAFHCPEFSKIAVLDNITNKSNAFFSHNKEAKEQIDSLVSAIEHWIEKGLIRDTNPIRLLFAIWSMTSWYSVNKEQALYFENRTKFQESDIELISMDISNLILPSLVVT, from the coding sequence ATGAAATCGGCAACCGATAACACTTACAAAAAGGGGCAAATCCGCAGAGATAATATAGAGCAAATCATTAAAGCTGCAGCCAATGAGTTCAGTAACAAGGGATACGACGGGACAAGCATGAAGTCTATCGCAAAATCTGCAGGAATGACGCGCCCTAAAGTTCATTACTATTTCAATGATAAAGAAGAAGTTTACCAATCAACATTGCAATATATATCCGAAAAGTGGGCTGATGCCACCACAGTAATAAACTTCGACGCAGACCCTTTCAACACACTACAAAAATATATACATCAACAAGTGAGATTGGCATTTCATTGCCCTGAATTCTCTAAAATTGCGGTATTAGATAACATCACGAATAAATCCAACGCATTTTTTAGTCACAATAAGGAAGCCAAAGAGCAGATCGACTCACTCGTTTCGGCCATCGAACATTGGATCGAAAAAGGGTTAATACGTGACACGAATCCTATACGGCTATTGTTTGCTATCTGGTCGATGACGTCTTGGTATTCGGTTAACAAAGAGCAGGCTCTTTACTTTGAAAATCGCACTAAATTTCAAGAGTCAGATATAGAACTTATCAGCATGGATATAAGTAATCTAATATTGCCAAGCCTAGTGGTAACGTAA
- a CDS encoding MBL fold metallo-hydrolase, which produces MKKIAVTISFLLLGLLGSQQIVAATLEKSDITKVVMLGTGTPHPSPQRSGPSVAIVVNDTPYLVDFGPGVVRRAASMSPVYGGPIDGLKITKLNRAFLTHMHSDHTAGLADLVLTPWAMGRKSPLEIYGPEGVVDMSKNLLKAYDQDIKYRLYGLQPANNQGWRVNAHAVKEGVVYKDENVTVEAFPVKHGSWPDAFGYRFTTPDRVIVVSGDKAPDGNSIKYSKNADILIHEVYSDEGKKSLSKFWQNYHSNNHTSGIELGKIAQESNVKKLVLYHILFMGDDAENIANEVRSSFTGEVIIANDRDIY; this is translated from the coding sequence ATGAAAAAAATAGCCGTGACCATTTCATTCTTATTGTTGGGTTTATTAGGTTCACAACAAATTGTCGCAGCAACATTAGAAAAATCAGATATAACTAAAGTTGTTATGTTAGGTACTGGGACGCCACACCCATCCCCTCAACGCTCAGGGCCTAGCGTAGCAATTGTGGTCAATGATACGCCTTACCTCGTGGATTTTGGCCCAGGGGTTGTTCGTCGGGCCGCATCTATGTCGCCAGTATATGGTGGACCTATAGACGGGCTAAAGATAACTAAACTGAATCGTGCATTTTTAACCCACATGCACTCAGATCACACCGCTGGGCTTGCAGATTTGGTATTGACCCCTTGGGCTATGGGAAGAAAGTCTCCCTTAGAGATCTATGGTCCTGAGGGAGTTGTAGACATGTCTAAAAACCTTTTGAAAGCCTATGACCAGGATATCAAATATCGCCTTTATGGTTTGCAGCCTGCAAATAATCAAGGATGGCGAGTCAATGCGCACGCAGTTAAAGAGGGTGTCGTGTATAAAGACGAAAACGTCACCGTTGAAGCCTTTCCAGTCAAACATGGCTCGTGGCCCGATGCCTTTGGGTATAGGTTTACAACACCCGACAGGGTCATTGTTGTTTCAGGTGATAAAGCTCCGGATGGTAACAGCATAAAATACAGTAAAAATGCAGATATTTTAATCCATGAAGTTTACTCAGATGAGGGAAAGAAGAGCTTATCCAAATTTTGGCAAAATTATCATAGCAACAACCATACTTCAGGTATTGAACTTGGCAAAATAGCTCAAGAATCCAACGTCAAAAAGTTAGTTCTTTATCATATATTATTCATGGGAGATGATGCCGAGAACATCGCAAATGAGGTGCGCTCATCTTTTACTGGCGAAGTCATCATCGCAAACGATAGAGATATCTATTAG
- a CDS encoding YybH family protein: MKKNLKALIAVPLLLISSATLANDAEIKSLLNKYAKSVDTLDMDLAQSIWSQKEGLSFIQPRGHQKGWKQIKNNFYLGAMANFSTRELTLKNISINMLDENTAWAEFYWDFNAVFAKDGHKITTEGRETQVYKREQDGWKIVHVHYSGPAVTGARQGF; encoded by the coding sequence ATGAAAAAGAACCTAAAAGCGCTTATCGCTGTCCCGTTACTATTAATTTCTAGTGCGACCCTTGCAAACGATGCTGAAATAAAAAGCTTGTTGAACAAGTATGCAAAGTCAGTAGATACGTTGGACATGGATTTAGCCCAGTCAATTTGGAGCCAGAAAGAGGGGCTGTCTTTCATACAGCCTCGGGGTCATCAAAAAGGCTGGAAACAAATAAAAAATAACTTTTATCTTGGCGCAATGGCAAATTTTTCGACGCGTGAATTAACCTTAAAAAATATCTCTATCAACATGCTTGATGAAAATACTGCTTGGGCAGAATTTTACTGGGATTTTAATGCTGTGTTCGCCAAAGATGGGCACAAAATTACGACTGAGGGGAGGGAAACACAGGTATATAAAAGGGAACAAGATGGATGGAAAATCGTCCATGTACATTATTCTGGGCCCGCAGTCACAGGAGCTCGCCAAGGCTTCTAA
- a CDS encoding TonB-dependent receptor: protein MTHTRTSFLAQSINMVLFASALGASTHLVAAEEEQERKGIEVINITAQKRVENLQEVPMSMTAFSAEAIEKNQLTDIGDIAAVTPNFSFSTTGSGRPEFTIRGIGTSGVVRAGLDNAVNTFVDDVYISRSSSSIFELFDLESISVLRGPQGTLFGKNVVGGAISINTKKPTEDLEMKIKGGVGSEGLRTVQAYINGGLTDELAGKLTVSTNQRDGLGYDTASGQELADRDSKSVRGQLYFDNGDFTTLFTADYSRDKNNGQIISERGLGSLAATDNDRFTSSHGIPQSVDSKIYGFSLKAETEIDSGLITSVSAIRKNSLATVESFTAEQLNVDNGNRTGTQKIPGLADIFDNSESSTQITQEFRFTSNTDTDLAWVSGVFFIKEEINRIECEEVYVNGTQPVFIGGGAAGKSRPCWDNTNDTTGLAFFWDGSYDLTDSVKIRVGARYTQEEKENYIEATYNETLLDQYVPGAENLPDAQLTFPLSEAYTAKANKSFSGFTPRFVIEWTPSDDLLTYFNVSKGFKSGGFDGKVNSNNLTAEGIGKAERPFDEETAINYELGLKSQWFDDRLRVNTALFQSNFDDMQRLIIVPAGGLAVVNAASATSKGLELDGVALLTDDWELNFGYGFLRATFDEFVINANDDRSGQVLPNAPKHKFNLGSTYTHTLENDGTVTFYASYGFTASQHFNRAPIANLETQGAYNVYNANISYTTPDENWKFTLWGKNITDTEYSNKLGQFIESTKENPADPATYGISVTYNYF from the coding sequence ATGACACACACTCGAACATCATTCTTAGCGCAGTCAATAAACATGGTACTTTTCGCTAGTGCATTGGGGGCGTCAACACATCTCGTCGCCGCTGAAGAGGAGCAAGAAAGAAAAGGTATTGAAGTCATTAATATCACTGCCCAGAAGCGAGTCGAAAACTTACAGGAAGTTCCAATGTCAATGACCGCTTTCTCAGCAGAAGCGATCGAAAAAAATCAGTTAACCGATATAGGTGATATTGCTGCGGTAACGCCGAATTTTAGCTTTTCTACTACGGGAAGTGGCCGCCCAGAATTTACCATTCGCGGAATTGGTACATCAGGTGTCGTGCGAGCTGGTTTGGATAACGCGGTCAATACCTTTGTTGATGATGTATACATTTCGCGTTCAAGTTCTTCTATTTTTGAATTATTTGATTTGGAGTCAATCTCTGTTTTACGAGGCCCGCAAGGCACGCTTTTTGGTAAAAATGTAGTTGGTGGAGCTATCAGCATTAACACCAAGAAGCCGACAGAAGACTTAGAAATGAAAATAAAGGGGGGAGTTGGTAGCGAGGGCCTAAGAACAGTACAAGCCTATATAAATGGCGGATTAACAGATGAGTTAGCCGGTAAATTAACGGTTTCAACTAATCAACGCGATGGTCTTGGATATGATACTGCATCAGGACAAGAATTAGCTGACCGTGATTCTAAAAGTGTTCGGGGACAACTCTATTTTGATAATGGTGATTTCACGACATTATTTACCGCTGATTATTCTAGGGATAAAAACAACGGCCAAATTATCAGCGAGAGAGGGTTAGGTAGCCTAGCAGCGACCGATAATGACAGGTTTACTTCGTCCCATGGTATTCCTCAAAGCGTAGATTCGAAGATATATGGCTTTTCACTAAAAGCGGAAACTGAAATAGACAGCGGCCTAATCACGTCTGTTAGTGCTATTCGAAAAAACTCGCTGGCAACAGTTGAGTCATTTACTGCAGAGCAATTAAATGTCGACAATGGTAATCGCACTGGCACGCAAAAAATACCTGGCCTTGCGGACATATTTGATAACAGCGAAAGTTCCACTCAAATCACACAAGAGTTTCGCTTTACCTCTAACACCGATACTGATTTAGCTTGGGTGTCAGGAGTCTTTTTCATTAAAGAGGAAATTAATCGTATTGAGTGTGAAGAAGTTTATGTCAACGGCACACAACCCGTTTTCATAGGAGGCGGGGCTGCTGGCAAATCTCGTCCTTGTTGGGATAACACAAATGATACCACTGGTTTAGCTTTTTTCTGGGATGGTAGTTACGATCTAACAGATAGTGTAAAGATTCGAGTGGGTGCACGATATACGCAAGAAGAGAAAGAAAATTATATTGAGGCGACATACAACGAAACATTACTTGATCAATATGTCCCTGGTGCGGAGAACTTGCCTGACGCACAGTTAACCTTTCCTTTATCTGAGGCTTATACTGCTAAAGCCAATAAATCATTTAGTGGTTTCACGCCACGCTTCGTCATTGAATGGACCCCATCTGATGATTTATTGACATACTTTAACGTTTCTAAAGGATTCAAATCTGGCGGATTTGACGGAAAAGTAAACAGTAATAACCTAACTGCAGAAGGTATTGGTAAAGCAGAAAGGCCTTTTGATGAAGAGACCGCTATTAACTATGAACTCGGTCTTAAATCTCAATGGTTTGATGACAGGTTGAGAGTCAATACCGCATTGTTTCAAAGTAATTTTGACGATATGCAGCGCTTGATCATTGTTCCTGCAGGTGGTCTAGCAGTCGTGAATGCTGCCAGTGCGACCTCAAAGGGGCTTGAACTAGATGGGGTGGCGTTACTGACAGATGATTGGGAGTTGAATTTTGGATATGGGTTTTTAAGAGCAACTTTTGATGAATTCGTTATCAATGCTAATGACGATCGTAGCGGGCAAGTATTACCCAATGCTCCTAAACATAAGTTTAATTTAGGTTCTACCTATACTCATACCCTTGAAAATGATGGGACTGTTACTTTCTATGCGTCTTACGGTTTTACGGCTAGCCAGCATTTTAATCGCGCCCCCATCGCTAACTTAGAAACTCAAGGTGCGTACAACGTTTACAACGCCAATATTTCGTATACCACACCAGATGAAAATTGGAAATTTACTCTGTGGGGCAAGAACATTACTGATACGGAGTACAGTAATAAGTTGGGGCAATTTATTGAGAGTACTAAAGAAAACCCAGCAGACCCTGCAACATATGGTATTTCAGTGACATACAATTACTTTTAG